In the genome of Raphanus sativus cultivar WK10039 chromosome 4, ASM80110v3, whole genome shotgun sequence, one region contains:
- the LOC108852520 gene encoding WAT1-related protein At4g16620-like has protein sequence MMKRGTLEEVGIIGGLVLAQVVYAGNSVLLSQFLSLGVDPLLIVIFCTLASFVLISPLAFLLERNLWPRSLSFKLQTKLVYVSVVGVTLFQWLFLEGMKHTSASMATAMPNLAPAFIFVIAWAAGMEKVKLSCMYSRVKMGGTVLCVMGAFVMSLMHSSTATSSSVKALPIVPDDVVLDKEKILGCICLLLSICCLSSSIVLQASILVEFPAISMFSIVTLIGGISTIALQYVLKGSMEMGSASIIGLGHLVGFAVLGGSVSGGGICFNAWVIKRKGPVIVSLFSPIATVVCVLVSAFSMKESFNLGSFAGMGLMFGGLYFVLWAKGKEDCGEGDEEKEDEEEGSVLRTEFDLEKPLLR, from the exons ATGATGAAGAGAGGGACGTTAGAAGAAGTTGGAATCATCGGAGGATTGGTCTTAGCTCAGGTTGTCTACGCCGGAAACTCGGTGTTACTGAGTCAGTTCTTGTCTCTTGGAGTGGACCCGCTTCTCATCGTTATCTTCTGCACCTTGGCATCGTTTGTTCTCATCAGTCCTCTTGCTTTTCTCCTTGAAAG GAATCTTTGGCCGAGAAGTCTAAGTTTCAAGTTGCAGACAAAACTTGTTTACGTTTCTGTTGTCGG AGTAACTCTGTTCCAGTGGTTATTCTTAGAAGGAATGAAACACACCTCTGCATCAATGGCTACAGCTATGCCTAATCTCGCTCCTGCTTTCATTTTCGTCATTGCTTGGGCTGCTGG GATGGAGAAAGTGAAGCTAAGTTGTATGTACAGTAGAGTTAAGATGGGAGGCACGGTGTTGTGCGTGATGGGAGCTTTCGTTATGAGCTTAATGCACAGTTCTACAGCCACATCGAGCTCGGTCAAAGCTTTGCCTATTGTCCCTGACGATGTCGTTTTGGACAAAGAGAAGATATTAGGTTGCATATGTCTCCTCCTTTCCATATGCTGCTTGTCGTCTAGTATTGTCCTCCAG GCATCCATACTGGTTGAGTTTCCAGCGATATCAATGTTTTCAATTGTTACTTTGATCGGTGGGATCTCCACGATAGCTTTGCAATATGTTCTTAAGGGGAGTATGGAAATGGGAAGTGCATCAATAATCGGTCTTGGCCACCTTGTGGGATTTGCAGTACTG GGAGGGTCGGTGAGTGGAGGAGGTATATGTTTTAATGCATGGGTGATTAAGAGGAAAGGACCGGTGATTGTATCTCTCTTTAGTCCAATTGCTACTGTGGTATGTGTTCTTGTCTCTGCTTTCTCCATGAAAGAGAGTTTCAACCTCGGAAG CTTTGCGGGAATGGGATTGATGTTCGGAGGACTCTACTTTGTTCTGTGGGCTAAGGGGAAAGAAGATTGTGGAGAAGGTgacgaagaaaaagaagatgaagaagaaggaagtgTGCTTAGAACAGAGTTTGATCTTGAGAAGCCTCTCTTGCGTTAA